The region TCCCTCGCGCCTTGCGACGGTCGGTCACTCCTTGAGGGCGGGGCTTTGCCGAACCGACATTGTGCCCCACGCCCCGTGCATGGGCGCGGCCCGGCTTCCTCTTACCGTCCACCGGTCGGGCGGGGGCTTTCAGGCCCACCTTCGACCCGTCCGGTGGATTGTCCCGCCGATTTAATTCCCGGTGTTCTCGCGCTCTACCCTCAATCGAGGGACGGGAGTCAAAACCCGTTCGCGGTCGTCGTTCCCGAGTATCGGGTGCGTTGGAATCGCACCACAGGAGCCAGTTTACTGGTGGCTCCTACCAACCCCGACGTGTGCGAGGCCAGCAGTGCCACAGGGGACGTTCCGGATGGGCTTAAGGTGTGCGCAAACGCGCTTCCTCTCCGCCCTACCGCTCGCCATTCGGCTCGCGCTTGAGGACGGAGGCTCCGCGCTACCGGATGCTGACCACGCTCTTCGTCGATGCCTGCCCGTCGCCGCCGCTTACTCGTCGGCCAGTTCGATATCGAACAGCTGCTCCAGTTCGGCGATGACGCTGCCGCCGACGTCCGCGCGGGTCGCGCGACCCTCCTCGACGGCGAGCACGTCTGATTCGTCGAGACCCAGCTCCTCGGCCACCTCCTCGGTCGTCATTCCTGCTTCCTGCCGGGCATCGCTGACGAGGTCGCCGTAGCCCGAAACGAGGTACGGGAGGCTGTCGTCGTCGTAGTCGGCGTTTTTCACCCAGTCGCTGGTGCCGGTGCTTGCGTCCTGCAGTTTGGCGGTGTTTTGAGCGGCGCGCTTCTTGCGGTTGGTGCGCGTGCCGTCGCGGCTCCCCCCCTGCTGTTCGCGCTTCTTGCGGTCCTTGCTACGGTTGTCGCCCATCGGCGCACAGTCCGAACAGACAAGCAGTTGAGCGCCGGCGACGTTCGCCGTCCGCAGTGATTTGGATTCGGTGCCACAGAGTTCGCAGGCGTCGCCGTCGTCGCCCCCGCCGCCGCTGCCGGTCGAGTATTTGGCCATGCCCCCCGTTCGCGCTGGGGCACATTAATTTCGTGGGACGAGGCCGGGAGCTACAGCCCCAGCGTCGCGAGCAGCGCCGGGCCGGAGGTGACCAGCGCCACGCCCAGTACCACCAGCGCCGCCCCGACGACAACGCCGCGGGTCACCCGCTCTAGGTCCCCGAGCAGGAAGAAGGCGAACACCGTGGTGAACAGCGGCGCCGTCGCCGCCAGCGGGTCCACCACCGCGACCACCCCTTCCGGATGGGCGAACGCCGCGAACAGCGAGAGCAGCGCGACAGCGGTGATGGTCCCCGACGCCGCGAAGTAGCCCCACGTCTCCCGAGGAGAGCCGAGCACCTCGCCGACTCGGCCGCGTGCGATTGCGTAGCCGAACAGCACCGCCATCGCCGCCAGCTCGTTCAGCGCAACGGCTTCCAGCGAGGTCACGTCTGAACTGGTGAGGCCGTAGCGCCGGAGCACGTTACCGACCGCGAAAAAGGCCGCTGCAGCGATGGGGAAGAGCAGTTCGTAGGGCTCCCAGCCGCTGATGTCGCCACCCTTCGCAAGCGCGAGGCTGGCGAGGCCGGCGACCAGTACCACGATGCCCACGACCGTCGAGAGCGACGCGGACTCCCCCAAAAACGCGACCGCGAGCATCGTCGCGAACAGCGGGCGGGCAGAGACCCCGGCGCTGTTGACGCTCGCCCCCACCCGGTCGACGCCCGTGAACGTCGCGAGCCGGCCGAGTGCGGTGCCGAACACGCCGGCGAGCACGAACACGCCGAGAGTCTCCATCGTCAGGCCCGCGAACGCGTCGCCGCTCTGCACAGCCAACGCGATCAGGAAGAGCGTACTGTCGACGACGACGACCGTGACCGAGGCCTGCAACGAGGTGCCACCTGCAGCCATGCCGCGTTTCGAGAGAATTGGCGAGAACCCCCAGAGCAGCGCAGGCACGAGTGCCAGCGCGTAGACGATTGGGGGGCGGCGAGCGCGTCAGCCATGCCGGGGACCAATACGGGAACTCACAAGGGGGCGTCGGTTGCGGCAGTCTCTCCGCAGCCACTGTTCGAGGCCGACCATGTGATGGCATCTCCAGCCGTTTCGGTACTACTAACCGATACTCGCTGGTACTACTGCACGAGTCACTAATGAAGCTACATGAGTACCAAGCGAAGGAGATCTTCGAGGAGGCCGGCATCCCCGTTCCGGCGTCTCGACTTGCCTCCACCACGCAGGAGGTCGTCGACGCAGTCGGGGAGATTGGGTTCCCCGCAGCAGTGAAGGCACAGGTTCACGTTGGCGGCCGAGGCAAGGCCGGCGGCATCAAAATCGTCGAGAGCGAGGCCGAGGCCCGCGAGGCCGCCGAGGATATCCTCGGTATGGACCTCAAAGGCTACACCGTCGACCGCGTGCTCGTCGAGTCCGGCGTCGACTTTGTCGACGAACTTTACGTCGGCATCACAATGGACCGCAACGCCGGTGAACCCGTCGCGATGGTCTCGACGGAAGGCGGCGTCGACATCGAACAGGTGGCTGAGGAGACCCCCGAGGCCATCGCCCGCGAGCATATCGACCCCGCGTTCGGGATGCACCCCTTCGAGTCCCGGAAGGTCGTCTATGAGGCCGGCGTCGAACAGCAGTTCGCCGGCGAGATCTCGAGTATCCTCCGGGCGCTGTTCGATCTCTACGAGTCCCGGGATGCCTCCGAAATCGAGGTCAATCCCGTGATGGTTACGGCTGACGACGACGTGGTTGCGGCCGACGGCGTGATGAACATCGACGACGACGCGCTGTTCCGCCAGCCCGAACTCGCCGATATCGCCGAAGAGAGCTACGAGAACGACTTCGAGCGCAAGGCCGGCGAGTACGGCTTCGACTACGTCCGGCTCTCGGGCAACGTCGGCATCATCGGCAACGGTGCCGGACTGGTGATGACCACGCTCGACCTCGTCGACTACTACGGCGGCAAGCCCGCCAACTTCCTCGACATCGGCGGCGGCGCCAAAGCCGAGCGCGTCACGAACGCGCTGGATATGGTGTTCTCCGACGAGAACGTCGACTCGGTCGTCTTCAACATCTTCGGCGGCATCACCCGTGGCGACGAGGTCGCCAAGGGGATCAACGAGGCCCTGGAGGCGTTCGACGAGATTCCCAAGCCCGTGACGGTCCGACTCGCAGGCACCCGGGCGGCAGAGGGGATGGAGATTCTGAACACCGACCTCGTGACGGTCGAGAAGACGCTGGAGTCCGCGGTCCAACGTGCGGTTGCTGATGCTGCGGAGGTGAACAAATGAGCATTCTCGTCGACGACGACACCCGAGTCGTGGTGCAGGGCATCACGGGCGGGGAAGGCAAGTTCCACGCCGAACAGATGATGGAGTATGGGACCAACGTGGTCGCCGGCGCGGTCCCCGGAAAAGGCGGCCAGGAGGCCGCTGACGTCCCTGTCTACGACACCGTCGAGGAGGCAGCTATCGAAGAGAACGCTGACGCCTCCGTGATTTTCGTCCCGCCGGCGTTCGCCGGCGACGCCATCTTCGAGGCGGTCGATGCGCCGCTCGACCTCGCGGTCGCCATCACTGAGGGCGTTCCCGCTCAGGACATGTCGAAGGTGAACAAACGGCTAAACGAGGTCGACACCCGACTTATCGGCCCCAACTGCCCGGGCATCATCACCCCTGGCGAGACCAAACTCGGCATCCTGCCGGGCAACATCTTCTCCGACGGCAACGTCGGGCTAGTCTCCCGCTCGGGGACTCTCACCTATCAGGTTGTCGACAGCCTCACTCAGCGCGGCATCGGCCAGACCACCGCGGTCGGTATCGGCGGCGACCCAATCATCGGCACCTCGTTCATCGACACCCTCGAGCTGTTCGAGGCCGACGAGGAGACCGAGGCCGTCGTGATGTGCGGTGAGATCGGTGGCGAGGATGAGGAGCAGGCCGCCGCCTACATCGAGGAGAACATGGAGACGCCCGTTGCCGGATTCATCGCCGGCCGAACGGCGCCGCCGGGCAAGCGCATGGGCCACGCCGGCGCCATCGTCTCCGGCAGCGGGACCGGGACGGCGGAGTCGAAAATCGACGCCCTCAACGACGCGGGCGTTCCCATCGGCGACACCCCCGAGCAGGTCGCCGACAGCATCGAAGCGTTCCTCTAACTCAGTCTTCGCCCGTTGGGGCGTTTTCTCCGGGCGAAATCCCGCTGACCGTTTCGTCGAGCACCGCCGAGAGGCCGCGCCGGATCCGCTCTGAGAGCGCCTGCTCGGAAACCGCCAGCTCGTCGGCCAACGTCCCGAGGTCAGTCTCCCGCGGGACCTCGAAGTAGCCGTTGTCGTGGGCCATCTGTAGCGCTGTCGCTTGTTTCTCCGAGAGCCCCAAGCGGTTGGCCGGTTGGCTGGCCGGGTGGGCACGCAGCAGTTCGACGGTGAACCCCTCACTCCGCAGCAGCCGCACGTACTCCTGCAGCGCGTCCCGGTTGGGGAGCCGCACTTCGAGGACTGCACCCGCCGCAGTCGTCTCGATGGAGAGTCGGGATGCACCCGTCTCCCGATCGATATACGCCGGGTTGGTCGACGCGTCGCGGTTGATGACCACACGGTAGAGTCGCTGGGCGCCTTCGTCGTCGATGCGCTCGTGCTCCCGGATGGTAGGGTCGTCGGGCAGCGCCGCTTCGAACGCGTCGAAATCTCCACCCAGTGCCCAGACGAACATCACCGGGTCCGAGTCGGGGTCGGGGATGGACCATTCCCGACGGACGGTCATCCCTGGGGCGGCCCGAACCGACGGCATCAACACCAGCGGATTACCCGAGAGGCGAAAGGCCGCGATGATGCTCATACCGTAGGCTCTGCGGAGCAGTCACTAAGTCATACTGGGAAAACGGAGCGTGGAAGGGGGGCCTCGCTCCGCTGTCAGAGGCAGCCCACGCAACGCTGCTGCGTCGGTGGGACAACAAAGCGTTCGACCGCTCAGGGGGTATCCGTTTGGCTTGTCTGCTCCGGCCTTTATCTACTCCTGCGGAGTACCCTCCCAAGTTCATCGAGCGTGACCTGCTCGCTCTCGGCGGTCCCTGACCCGCCACCAAAGCCACGCCCGGTGGCAATAAGTGCCACGTCGTCGTCAGGACTGAGCG is a window of halophilic archaeon DL31 DNA encoding:
- a CDS encoding Succinyl-CoA ligase (ADP-forming) subunit beta (PFAM: ATP-grasp fold, succinyl-CoA synthetase-type; ATP-citrate lyase/succinyl-CoA ligase~TIGRFAM: Succinyl-CoA synthetase, beta subunit~HAMAP: Succinyl-CoA ligase [ADP-forming] subunit beta~KEGG: hvo:HVO_2465 succinyl-CoA synthase subunit beta) → MKLHEYQAKEIFEEAGIPVPASRLASTTQEVVDAVGEIGFPAAVKAQVHVGGRGKAGGIKIVESEAEAREAAEDILGMDLKGYTVDRVLVESGVDFVDELYVGITMDRNAGEPVAMVSTEGGVDIEQVAEETPEAIAREHIDPAFGMHPFESRKVVYEAGVEQQFAGEISSILRALFDLYESRDASEIEVNPVMVTADDDVVAADGVMNIDDDALFRQPELADIAEESYENDFERKAGEYGFDYVRLSGNVGIIGNGAGLVMTTLDLVDYYGGKPANFLDIGGGAKAERVTNALDMVFSDENVDSVVFNIFGGITRGDEVAKGINEALEAFDEIPKPVTVRLAGTRAAEGMEILNTDLVTVEKTLESAVQRAVADAAEVNK
- a CDS encoding succinyl-CoA synthetase, alpha subunit (TIGRFAM: Succinyl-CoA ligase, alpha subunit~KEGG: nmg:Nmag_0736 succinyl-CoA synthetase, alpha subunit~PFAM: ATP-citrate lyase/succinyl-CoA ligase; CoA-binding), with the protein product MSILVDDDTRVVVQGITGGEGKFHAEQMMEYGTNVVAGAVPGKGGQEAADVPVYDTVEEAAIEENADASVIFVPPAFAGDAIFEAVDAPLDLAVAITEGVPAQDMSKVNKRLNEVDTRLIGPNCPGIITPGETKLGILPGNIFSDGNVGLVSRSGTLTYQVVDSLTQRGIGQTTAVGIGGDPIIGTSFIDTLELFEADEETEAVVMCGEIGGEDEEQAAAYIEENMETPVAGFIAGRTAPPGKRMGHAGAIVSGSGTGTAESKIDALNDAGVPIGDTPEQVADSIEAFL
- a CDS encoding transcriptional regulator, XRE family (SMART: Helix-turn-helix type 3~KEGG: hvo:HVO_2718 hypothetical protein), with amino-acid sequence MAKYSTGSGGGGDDGDACELCGTESKSLRTANVAGAQLLVCSDCAPMGDNRSKDRKKREQQGGSRDGTRTNRKKRAAQNTAKLQDASTGTSDWVKNADYDDDSLPYLVSGYGDLVSDARQEAGMTTEEVAEELGLDESDVLAVEEGRATRADVGGSVIAELEQLFDIELADE
- a CDS encoding protein of unknown function DUF6 transmembrane (PFAM: Protein of unknown function DUF6, transmembrane~KEGG: htu:Htur_0071 protein of unknown function DUF6 transmembrane), coding for MPALLWGFSPILSKRGMAAGGTSLQASVTVVVVDSTLFLIALAVQSGDAFAGLTMETLGVFVLAGVFGTALGRLATFTGVDRVGASVNSAGVSARPLFATMLAVAFLGESASLSTVVGIVVLVAGLASLALAKGGDISGWEPYELLFPIAAAAFFAVGNVLRRYGLTSSDVTSLEAVALNELAAMAVLFGYAIARGRVGEVLGSPRETWGYFAASGTITAVALLSLFAAFAHPEGVVAVVDPLAATAPLFTTVFAFFLLGDLERVTRGVVVGAALVVLGVALVTSGPALLATLGL
- a CDS encoding Bacterio-opsin activator HTH domain protein (PFAM: Bacterio-opsin activator, HTH~KEGG: nmg:Nmag_3053 bacterio-opsin activator HTH domain protein), which encodes MSIIAAFRLSGNPLVLMPSVRAAPGMTVRREWSIPDPDSDPVMFVWALGGDFDAFEAALPDDPTIREHERIDDEGAQRLYRVVINRDASTNPAYIDRETGASRLSIETTAAGAVLEVRLPNRDALQEYVRLLRSEGFTVELLRAHPASQPANRLGLSEKQATALQMAHDNGYFEVPRETDLGTLADELAVSEQALSERIRRGLSAVLDETVSGISPGENAPTGED